DNA from Candidatus Binatia bacterium:
GCACCCAACCGTCGGATGCTGGAAGAACGAGATAGTTCCCGTCCGCGCTGCGCGGCGGCGCAGAGGGCAGGATTGGGTACGTGCGTCCGTAATCCTCGAGCGGAATCGCCCAGGGATTCAGACCGGCAATCCCCGCCTCCTGCACCGAGACCTCGACGTTCTGGCCTTGCCCGTGTCGGTCGCGGTCCATGACGGCCGCGAGTGCACCAACGGCGCCGTACACCGAGGCGCAATCATGCGCAGCGAAACCCGGAAGCCAACACGGCGGTCGGTCCGGAAAGCCAGACGCGAACAACGCGCCCGACGCCGCGAATGCGGGAAGGGGCTCCAAGTGCCAGTCGGCCTTCGGGCCCATGCTGCCGAAGTCCGACAGCGACACGTGCACGAGGTGCGGATAGCGCTCCGCCACTTGCTTCGGCGTGAGCCCGAGAGCCTCCTGACGCTCGCGACCGAGGTTCTCGATAAGAACATCCGTGCCGGTGCACAGCGATTCGAAGCGCTCTCGTCCCGACTCACCCTCGACGTCGAGGAAGGCACCGCGCTTGTTCGCGTTGCGGTACAAGTAGGCGACCGACTCCATGTCCGCGTGCGGATCGGGAGCCTCGATCTTGACAACGTCGGCGCCGAGGTCCGCGAGGAGCCGGCCGGCGAGTGCACCACGGAGATCGGTCAGATCGACGACGCGCAGGTGTCCGAGGGGGGAGTTGAACATGGGCAGACTCTACGGACCGCCCCCGTCCCGAACAAGATCGTGCGGTCAGCTCGCGGAGGGCAGCGCAAAGCGGCCCGTGCCGGATCGCCAGTCCACCAGGACGCTGCGATGGGACAGCAGCCACTCGCCCCCGACTTTGCGTAGCCGGTCTACGTAACGTCCCGAATGGTCCAGGCCCCGATCCGTCACGACCAGGAAGTAGGTCCAGGCATCCGCCTCGGTCGCCGACCGGATCTCGGCTCGGTGGGTCGTCAGGTGGTGGCGCATGGTGGCCCCTTCGGCCCACGCACCGGTGTTCTCACGGACTGGGACGAGCCGCTCCAGGATCGCCTCGCGCCCCCGCGCCTCCCAATCCCCGCGGATCTCGAGCACCCCA
Protein-coding regions in this window:
- a CDS encoding nuclear transport factor 2 family protein; amino-acid sequence: MTADHLLAREAIRDTVARYNLAGDRGRLEELAACFCEDGVLEIRGDWEARGREAILERLVPVRENTGAWAEGATMRHHLTTHRAEIRSATEADAWTYFLVVTDRGLDHSGRYVDRLRKVGGEWLLSHRSVLVDWRSGTGRFALPSAS